The Myxococcales bacterium genomic sequence ACCGTGCAGACTCTGCTCACGGCGAACTGGTCCGCTCCTGACGACGACGCCGTGCTTGCGATCTACGGAGCCAAGCGGGGCGACCTCGCCAACGGACGACTCGCGCTTGATTCGTCCCGCCGCGCTGGTCTCCTGACCCAGCCCGCCGTTCTCTCGCGTTGGGCAAGCGAGCACGCTTCTGCCGTTTACCGCGGCATCCTGGTTCGCGAGAACATTCTCTGCGACGAGCTGGGCGCGCCTCCCGAGGCCGTCAGTTTCGAGCTGCCGCCCAACGCCGACCAGCTTTCGGCGCAGGAGATCCTGCGGGAGCATCAGAACAACGTTGCTTGCAACGCCTGCCATCGTCTCATGGAGAACATCGGCTTCGGACTCGAGAACTTCGACCTCGTCGGGACATACCGGACCAAGGTGGGCAATCTAGGCATCGACGCCTCCGGTGAGCTGGTGGAGACCGATGTCGATGGCAAGTTCTCGGGCCCGAGAGAACTCGCCGACAAACTTGCACAAAGCGAACAGGTCAAGTCGTGCGTGGCGGTGCAGTGGTTCCGCTACGCCCTTGGTCGCAGCCCCACCGACGCGGACGCCTGCTCGGTGGCAGCCATCAACAAGGCCGCACGCGAATCGGGCGGGAACATTCGCGACATGCTCGTGTCCCTGGTTGCCACGGACGCCTTCCGGCTCATTCACGCGGAGTAATGACGATGACGAACCCCTCATTTGGTCGACGGGGCCTGCTCGGATTGGGCTTGGCCGGTGGCGTGGCCGGCGGGCTGAGCACTTTGATTCCTCGCGCGGCGCGTGCCGCGAATGACCCCAAGCGGCTGCTGGTGATCTTCACGAGCATGGGCTGGCTGGAAGAGTATTTTTGGCCAGAGAGACGCTCCGACACAGATTTCGGCTTCGGCAGCAACCACGCAAACGCGTCGTGGGCGCCCTTCAAGAACCAGCTCATCTTCCCCGACGGGCTCAACGTCTACGGCATGCACTACTCGATGAACCAGCCGGACAACGAGCACGGCAAGGGCATCAAGATGATCTTCACCGGGGCCAAGACGAACAACGATTCGTTGTTCACCGCCCAGGGACCCTCGATCGACCACGTCGTTGCTGAGAAGATCAGCGCCGGCACACGCTTTCGCAACATCGTGCTGGGGGTTGCCACGAACTCTGGCAAGCACAGCAACGCGTTCTGGGCCGGAAATGGCAAACCGGTACAGGCCGAACAGGACCCTGGGGCTGCCTTCAATCGGCTGTTCGCCAACTTCAACGGCGGGGGCAGCGCCCCCGCACCAGACACCGCCAAGCTCGAACAGCTTCGCCTGCGCAAGCAAAGCGTGATCGACATGGTGCGCGCCGACCTGAACCGGGCACGCGCCAAGCTGGGCGCGTCCCAGATCGACAAGATCGATGCCCATCTCGATGCCGTGCGATCGCTCGAGACGCGCGTGGGCGGCGACGTCGCCGTGGGGGGAGGTGCCGGCTGTAAGAAGCCCGCAACGCCGAATACGTCCGATAAAGCGGGCCAGATCCGCGCCCAGATGGACACGATCGTGGCAGCGTTCGCGTGCGACTTGACGAGGGTGGCAGGACTTCAGATCGGGCACGCCGATGGCGGTCCGGTTCCCGAGGCCGATCGTCACAACATTGCCCATTCCACGGGAGGCGGCAGCAAGTCCGCGGCCGAGACCTACCGCAAACAAGACGCATGGAATGCGGGGCACATGCTTCACCTCTTCCAGGCCATGTCGGCCGTGAAGGAAAACAACGGGTCGTTGCTCGACAACACGCTGATCCTTTTCGGTACCGATACACAAGGCTGGATGCGGGGCGGAGGCGGGGTGCATGCATCGGTGCGCACGCCGATGTTCATGGTGGGCGGTGGCAACTTTGCTTTCAAAACCGGACGTCACCTCGTGGTGAACACCGGTTGGAAGGCGAATGACAAAAACGGCTCGAACGACAAGACCATCCCCTCGCACCACCGCGTGCTCGTGGCGATCGCTCAGAAGTTCGGGGTCGATGGGAACACCTTCGGGAACCTCGATCCGGGCACCGGCCCGCTTGCTGGGCTTTGAGTGTGAGGACGGGATCTGGAGCGGGGCGCGTCCTCGTCCTCATGTGGGGCGGGCTTGCGCTTTCTGGGATGGCTCTCGTGGCCTGCGCCGGCGCCATCAGCGACTCGGACGAAGTGTCAGCAGACGACGACGAGCCGAACCCGGGTGAAGCAGGCTCGGGTGGGCCCGCTTCCGAGGGCGGACGCGCAGGGCAGTCCGGGTCCGGCGGTACCGGTGGCGTGTTCGTGCCTGCGCCCTTGGGGGGCAGCGGTGGTGGGTCCAATCCAACGCACAGGGAGGCCCGGCATGGCGGGAGCCGGCGGAGGTGGTGTCGTTGCCATGGGCGGGCAAGGCGGAGCACCCAGCGGGGGCGCCACCCAACCTCCGCCGCCGACGCGGCCCCCGCCTTCGGGCGCGCAAGAGGAAGCGGGCGGTCATCGCGGTGGGTTACGGCGGCTTGCGCATGTTCTCCACGGATGGCGGCCGGACCTGGGGCAAGCGCGTGGTGCTCGACCCCGACGGTGGCGACGACCGAAACCTGCTGCGCGGGGCAGGGTACGGCGATGGCGTGTGGGTCGCCGTGGGCTGGAAGATCTTTACGAGTGAAGACGGAAAGACGTGGACCGAGATCCACGACGACGTGGTCCCTGGCAGCTGGTACGACTGCGTGAACTACAAGGATGGAAAGTTCATCGTGCAGCGGATTCGCGATGGTTACAGTGACCATCTGGTCTCAACGGACCGAGGAAAGACCTGGCAAAAGGGTACCGGCTCTGCGCGCTGCGAGGGCCTTGCCAAGGGTGACGCGAAGCCCGTCTTCAAAACCGACGCCGGCTCGCTGAGCACCGGCTGGAGGGGCAAGATCACCTTGGATGACAAGACCATCTACACCGACTCCTGCTGCCACGTTCGCAACTTCGAGCAAGGCTTCCTGCCGGCGGATTGAGCTGCGGCGCCCAGGGGGGCCAGTGTCCACGGACAACTAGGACCGCCTAGGCACGATCCTCGACTCAGCCGCGAAATGTCGCAGGTTCCCACGGTCGCTGAAAAGCGCATGGCTCTTGCGGGACAAAACGCAATCTCACTGACGTAGGTGGAGTTTTTGTCAGGGCAAGAGTCCGCAGGGCCCCCCCCTCCCAAGCGCGTAAAGCACACGAGGCTGGGGCTCCCGCCGAGTCCCTTCGCAACCAGGTTGGTACCCATCCACACCGTATCGAACGCGTTCCCGCCTGCGGCGACGTAGAGCTGAGGAGGAGTCGAACTCCTGACCCTCCGGAGTGCGTTTCTCAGGTCGGCCTATTACCCCTATTCTGCGCATTTACGCACACGGCGCATCTCACAAAGCTCGGCCAGTCGCATGAATCGCACCCAGATCTGCGCCGGATCTGCACCACCCCCCGCCGGGAGCTGGTTTCTCCTACTCTGGGGACAGCCCACAGGGAGAAATGTAAGTCGCCTCACGATAATACAGGTAAATTGTGTCGCACGGTTCCGCCTCATTTGGTGCATTAGAATCTGGCGCGCTGCCGTGCTCAAGAGGGGGCCGGTGCTTGACTCGGCGGCTGCTCCTGTGTGGGTGTTCAGTTGCCGCGTAGAACCGCCGATGTACAGTTGAAGAGCCTTGAGCCACTCGAAATTCGATTTCCGTCGTCGAGAAAACGGTACGCCGGGGATTCGTGATGCCGCCATCTAGCGACTGGAAACTGGAGCACCTGCGTGTAACTTTCTTCCGAAGGCCGGCTCCTTTGCAGCCCCTGCTCGAGGTCTTTTGTAAGCAGACTCCGGATTCTAAGGTCGAACAGCGACAGACGCTTGTAGAGGAAGGCCCCTACCACGAGGGGCTCCTGCGTTGTGGGCAAAGTCCCGACCGGGTGGATCTCGTTTACCAGCCCGCGAACGACGCTACTTGGCCTCGCGTGCTCGGCGGAGTGGACCACCTATCGGGCACCTTTACTCAGCAAGCAAAAGCCTTTAGCCGAAATCTCCCGTTTCAGGCGTTCAGGGTGGCGCTCGGAGCTGTCTTTCTCCTACCCTTGGAGTCGAGGGGATGCTGGGTATGGATACGTAGCGAGGAAGCTCGAACTCAAACTGAAGCCGGAGGCCAGCGACTTCGTATTTCAGGTAAACTATCCAGTGGCATCAGCCTCTACGGCAGGAGTTCACCTCAACCGAATACAGAGGTGGTCGGTTGCGAAGTATCAAGAGGCGATTCTCGTACCCTCGAATCAAGGGTCGCTCGCACCGGCGAGTGTGGAAACCCATTTCGCCTGTCGTCTTGAGCTTGACCTCAGCTCCCCCACGGACTACGGGCTGGTCAGCAATCCGGACATCCCAGCCCTATTTGACGAGTTCGTGAAAATCGCTGAGGATTTGACTCCGGCAGGTGGATTAAATGATTGAAGTCGGCTGCAACTCTACGGGTTCTCCGCGTGTCGTGAAGGGTCTCCTGTTGGCTTCTCTCTACGTGACCCAGCCAATTACCTCGGTCGTCGGGCCAGCTACGACGAAAGGGTATGGAAAGAGCTCACGGAGGTTACGTCGCCACCTTGTGAGTTAGATCCGGAGGCTACGCCGCAGTCCACAGAGAGCGAGAAGTCCTACGCCCCTATCGGGGCCCGTTGTGAGGGTGCCCTTGCCCCCCGTGGCAACAATACCCGAGACGCCAGATTGACAAGAACTGAAGTACATTGTGGGGCGAGAGTGGTCAAGAAGAAGTGCCAAAACCAGTAAGCATCGACAACGAAGTGATCGCGCTGCCGGAGAACGACGGGCCGCAGCGGCGAAAGTTCAGCGCGGGGGAGAAGCTCCGGATCTTGAGAGAAGCCGACGCATGCACCGAGCGCGGTGACGTGGGGAAGCTACTGCGGAAGGAAGGCATCTACGCGTCGCAGCTTGCGAGCTGGCGGCTGCGCCTCGAGGCGGAGGGGGCCAAGGGTCTGAAAGGAAAGAAGGTCGGGCGTAAGCCGATCAGGGACGCAAAGGATCGGCGGATCTCCGAGCTGGAGAAGCGCAATGCAAAGCTGGAAGACAAGCTTCGCATCTCGGAGGCGCTGTTGGAGCTTTCGGGAAAAGCGCACGAGATTCTCGGGATAGCGCTGCCGAGGATCGAAGAAGCACAGGACAGCTCCTTGAGCTCGTCCAACAGCGCCCGCCGGAGGTCTCGATGACTGCGGCATGCGACGCAGTAGGGCTGAGCCGCGCGACAGCTTACCGACACTTGTATCCCAAAGCAGGTCCGCAGAGGAAGCGCGGGCCGCGGAAGGCGCACAGACGGATTCCCGATGAAGAGCGGCAGAACATCCTGAGCGTGTTGGATTCGGACGAGAACGTGGATCAGCCACCACGCGAGGTCTATGGGAAGCTGCTTTCAGCTGGGATTTATCTTTGCTCACTACGGACGATGTATCGCGTGCTTGCAGAGCGAGCCCCCATCAAGGACCGGCGGAATCACCGGACTCCTCAGCGCCATGCAGTGCCGCGCTTGACGGCAACCGCACCGAACCAAGTGTGGAGCTGGGATGTCTCGAAACTCGCGACTTTCGTGAGGGGAACATTCTTGAACTTGTACGTGATTCTCGACATGTACAGCCGCTACGTGGTGGCATGGATGATTTCGGAGCGGGAGAACAGCGCACTGGCGCAGCAGCTATTCCGCGAGGCGATCGGACGCTACGGTATAGAGCCCAAGACGCTTACGGTGCATCAAGACCGGGGCGCTCCGATGACCAGCCATGGGTTCGCCGAGCTGTTGGGTACGTTGGGCGTCGAGCGAACGTACTCGCGCCCGAGGGTGTCGAATGACAACGCCTTCTCTGAATCACTTTTCCACACGGTCAAGTATCAGCCCGACTACCCGGGACGCTTCAAGGACGTCCACCACGCGCGCCGTTGGGCAGGCGCATTCTTTGGTTGGTACAACGAAAAGCACCATCACGATGGCTTGGCCCTCTACACGCCGGAGCAGGTGTTCAAGGGCCAGGTCGAGGACATCCTCATGCGTCGTCAGCAAGCGCTGGACGATGCATTTGCCCGCAACCCAGAACGCTTTGTGAAGGGGCGCCCCATCGCTTTGCGTCCCCCTGTGCGCGTCGAACTCAACCCCATTGATGCTGCTCCTCAAACAGCTGACACCGTGCTTCGCCTGGATGACGAGCAGGCCGCTGTCTTCTGGACACCGCCACCTCCATCAGGACCGCCTGTCATCGTGCTACCCGGCGCCGAGGCTCCGAGCCAGCCATGAGCGGAGGTGCGGCTCTGGCTCTGTCCACATGTGCACAGCGGTCGTAGGTCCTCACATGACCAGCGACGCTGTGCGGTTGTGGGCAGATTGCCAGAGCCGTGCTGCAGCGGCGCTACACATATTTCCAAAACCTTCTGTCTCTAAATCGTTGACACGTTCCGCTTGAAGGGTTGGTGCAGCAGTGTCAGAACGACGACCTCGATTGGCGGCGGTATCTCGAAGAGCTCGCCCACCGAGGCGTGATAGGTGAGTCGCAGCTCGGCGTTACCGTTTCCGTTTGGAACCAGATTCGGGAGACCATTGCTGATTTCCCTTCGCCTCGAGCGTCCACCCTTGACGGTGTCCTTCTGGTTTTCTGGGATCGGGGAGACCACCATTTCTCGCTCGAATTTGATCCCTCTGGTTCCGTTGAATGGGCCTACTCGAATCGCCGAACCGGCCAGTACGACGGCGGTGACTTCAACGTGATTCCTCAGCTTCCGGTCGCCGCCGAAGCGTACATGAACCACTTGACGTGAGCGCGGGTGGCGACCTTTGAACGCGTGCCGGACACTGCTACGGTGTTCCGCCTGCCGAAAGAGGGAGATCAGTTTCCGCCTGGAGAGGATAAGCCGACCGAACTGGCCTTTCGGCCGAACTCAGGTGACGAGCGGGAAGCGATGGAGCTTGGTAGGCCTGTTGCGATCAGCGTGTGGGATGATTCGCGCACGACAGAAGAGCAGGCCCGGGCAGCCCGAGCCTCCACGGCGGTTCTTCGTAGGTGCGATCTGCCGGTTGCAGAGATTCACAAGCTCGAAGGCTTGCGAACCCTACGCATGGAGATTGAGTGTCCTGGCGGACATGGCCACTGCGGCATCGAGGGCTTGCACACTCCCAAAGGAATGAACCCTTTGGAAAAGGCGCGAGTTAAGGCACTTCGGGTTTCGTTGGTGGACATCGCAGTCAGAGCCGCGAAGGTCAAGAAGATGGACTGTTCTTAGCCTGTCAGTAGCAACCCTGCCCAGAGGGCAGATGCGGGAGCCGCTTGCAGGCGCCCGTCAGCCAAGCGGCCACCGGGCCGGCTGGCCAAGGTGCCCGAGGTCTCGGCTCACGGCATGCGCGGGCTTCACGCCACGTCAGGGGCGACGGGTGCCGTGGTGGCCGCGTCTCTGGGCCACGAGTCGGTGAGCACCACGATCCAGAGCTATGCCAAGCCCGAGGCGGCGTCGTCGGCCAAGCAGCGCGGCCCGCTCACGGTGCTCCATGGGGGAGGCCCGACTGCCGTGATGATTCCCGTACTTACGAAGTGGAGCTGAGGAGGATCGAACTCCTGACCTCCGGAGTGCGATTCCGGCGCTCTCCCAGCTGAGCTACAGCCCCAAAGGATGGTCCGGGAAAACCGGACGCCCGGATAATACAGACTCGCCTCCGCTTTGCAAGGGCGTTGCATGCCCGTTGCGGCGGGCGAGAACCTGCCGGCCCCGGGACTCGAAGCACGCGAGCAGCCGCGCGGCGGCTTCGGGGTCTGAGCGTCGAGTCGACACGGCGCGGCCCGCCTCGGCATCCTGCGCCGCAAGCCCCAAGAGGCGTAGCAGTTCGTCTCTGCGGCCAACGTACGCCTTGGTCTCCTGGTCGCCGAGCGGCCCGCCCCGGGGCGCCGAAACGCCCTCATCGCGCGCCACCGCGCGCCTTACGGCCATCTTCAGCTTCATCTTCAAGGCGGCGAAGAGGAACACCGCTGAGCCGTTCATGTCGGCCAGCACGTAGTTGCGGTCCGCCTCCCAGGCGGGGTCGAAGCCCTGCTGCAAGGCGGACCCATCGGGGTGGGCCAAAGCCTCGTCCAGGGCCGCGAAGAACCCCACCTGCCCCACGTGGTGGGCGGGGTCCACGAACTTTTCCAGATGGCAGAGGTCGTGAGCCGCAAAGGCAAGGCCGGTGACGTGCCGGGGATCTCCGTGTGCGGCCGCGGCGGCGTCCGAAACCAGCGACACACACCTTTGCCCTGCGGCCTGGAGGCGCAGCACCTGGCGGGCCGTGGGCACGTGGTCGAGGAGGCAGGCGGGACGACGCCCCTCGTGCCAGGCGCACACGGCGTGCGCCGCCGGCTCGGGCATGCCGAAGAGCCGCCGTGAGGCCATGAGCGCAACGCTGGGGTCGGCGCCCTCGCTCACGGCAAAGGGGGCCTTGCGGGGCCCCTGGTTCCACCGCGAGCCCGCCTGGCTTTGCACCGCGGCCACGACGA encodes the following:
- a CDS encoding DUF1552 domain-containing protein — encoded protein: MTNPSFGRRGLLGLGLAGGVAGGLSTLIPRAARAANDPKRLLVIFTSMGWLEEYFWPERRSDTDFGFGSNHANASWAPFKNQLIFPDGLNVYGMHYSMNQPDNEHGKGIKMIFTGAKTNNDSLFTAQGPSIDHVVAEKISAGTRFRNIVLGVATNSGKHSNAFWAGNGKPVQAEQDPGAAFNRLFANFNGGGSAPAPDTAKLEQLRLRKQSVIDMVRADLNRARAKLGASQIDKIDAHLDAVRSLETRVGGDVAVGGGAGCKKPATPNTSDKAGQIRAQMDTIVAAFACDLTRVAGLQIGHADGGPVPEADRHNIAHSTGGGSKSAAETYRKQDAWNAGHMLHLFQAMSAVKENNGSLLDNTLILFGTDTQGWMRGGGGVHASVRTPMFMVGGGNFAFKTGRHLVVNTGWKANDKNGSNDKTIPSHHRVLVAIAQKFGVDGNTFGNLDPGTGPLAGL
- a CDS encoding glycoside hydrolase gives rise to the protein MVSLPWAGKAEHPAGAPPNLRRRRGPRLRARKRKRAVIAVGYGGLRMFSTDGGRTWGKRVVLDPDGGDDRNLLRGAGYGDGVWVAVGWKIFTSEDGKTWTEIHDDVVPGSWYDCVNYKDGKFIVQRIRDGYSDHLVSTDRGKTWQKGTGSARCEGLAKGDAKPVFKTDAGSLSTGWRGKITLDDKTIYTDSCCHVRNFEQGFLPAD